The Rubripirellula amarantea genome includes the window TGAGTACGATACCCAAACCGGGGCGGAGTTCCTTGCGCAAGTCGTTTCAAGCTCGGGGCCTTTGATAGATTTAGAGTCAGGCAAGAGCTAGCGTGACTTCCTTAAGCATCTTTGCGCCGATCATCGCAAAGGGCTATCGCTGAGAAACGCTAGACGAAGAACCATAGTGGCAGAGTTCCACCAGATCCATCGCTGAATGTATCGCTAAAGAAAATGGCCGACAACAAAATTGCAGCGTTGGTGGCCGAGTGCACCACAATCAATGCGAACAGATCTTTGCGAACGTAGAGCCACAGGGTCGTGATGACTGCCCACGGGAACATGACGTACCATTCCCACGGAACGTGCGTGGCCAGAAATACAAAGATGACCGCGACGAAACTCATCCAACCAAACTTGCCGATGGCGATGTCGCGAAAGTCTTTGGCTGGGTCGTCGAAGACGTCCACGAACCGAATCAGAAAACTGCGCATGAAAAGCTCCTCCATCACCGGCGTGACCAAGACGTAGCCAACCATGCGAATGGACAACACCGCCGGAATCATCGCGGCACCCGCCATCGCAGGATCGAACGGACTGCTATCGGAATCGGGACGCAAGCTTGGAAACCAAACGTAGGGTGCGATCCAAAGTCCAGCCAACGAGATACCAAGTAGTAGATCGACGACCGTCATCGCAGAGAATCGAATCTTCAACTCGGGGTAATCGCCTCGTTTCCAAAAGTAGGTCAACATGCTTAACGGGACGATGACTCGAGCGACCAGCATGGCGAACTGCCAGCTTTCAGGAGTTCGGTTACTTAATTCCACTAACGCAAGGAACGAGACCAAAGGCAATATGTAGGGCCAATAGCTAGATTCGACTTTCTGGTTCGTCTCGCTCACTTGGTTCTCCATCCTGAAATTGCTCCGCGACGTTGGTTGATTGGTTCTTAAGAAACGTAAACCTGACTCGCGACCCAGTCTAACTCGACCTACCGTTCTGCGATGACGTGTGCCGGTAAATCTAGCTCAGTTTTGACTGAGGCTAAACGTTCCCTGTGGGAAACCATCTACTGGGGTTGTGAAACTCACCAATTCGATAGGTCAGCGTACTTCGACGAAAACGATTTCCTTGTAACGCAGATAATTGCCTTGACGTTCGTTCACAACAACACGTATTTGTCATAGGAAACGATCTAGCAGCAAGGGCTCGTGGAATGACCTTCTTAAGAACTCGCACGATTTTCGCCGCGAGCTCGATCATGATCTTCTTGGTCGCGCCTGTATTTGCAGTCGAAAATGAATCTTCGGAACCTCACGCGACGACTACCGTTGCGGAGGGCGCGGCACTGCAAGTGGTGCCCAAAGCGACTGTTGTATCGACCGTTCGATTAGAGCCGCCCGCCAATGCCATTAAACGCGCGGAGCATCAACGATCTAGTGAGGCCTTGCTTGACGAACCGAGCCAGTCCGTTTCGCAAGTCACTCAAGTGTCGGGCGAAGGCGACCTGACAACCGAAACGTCAGCCGAGGTGCTTGAAGAGAAGCAGGTTGAGGTCGCGACTGAGCTACGTATCGCAATGTTGCAGGAAGAGCAAAACGCAGCCAGCGATGGCGACGATTCCAAGTTGCCAACCGCCGACGCGAGTCGAGTGGATCTCCTCAAACAAATCGACGTGGTCATCGCTCAACAGCAGTCGGCTACGTCGTCTAGTGAAGATCATTCATCGCAAGTGGAAGCTTTGAAGTCCACTTTGACCCGCTTGGCCGATGGTGAACTTGATTCCAAGCCACCCTATTCCATCATACTGCTTGACGGGTTGAAGGAATCGGCTCGCAACGCCAAATCGAAATTAGCTTCGGCCGAGTCATCGGTGGTGTCGGCGCGAGGCGCCGCCGAGACGGCGAAGACGACGGCGGAAGAACGTGCTACGTCGTTGCGACAACTGCGGGAAAAAGCTGATGGTTCCAATGAAGCCGAGGTCCAGATTGCAGAATTGGAACAAAAGCTAGCCGAAGAGATGCTTGTCTTGCGGCGTCAAGAGCTCTCCATCGCCGAAGCGAACCAAGTGGTCGCGAAGTTGCAACTTGAAATCGACGAGAAAAAGATTGCGATCGTTGGTGATCGCATCGTTTTCACGCAAGAGGATTTGACGTCAAAGCTCGCCGATTTGGATAAGAGCGAAGTAGAACTGAAACAACAGGCTGCCCGTCTGCAAACCGAATTGCAGTTTGCCGAGCGCCGATGGCTTGCGGCTCGCCAAGAAGCTGACGCTTCATCCGTGCTTAGCCCCGAGTTGATCGAGCGGGTCGACTCTTTGAAGATTTCGCAGATGGCGATTCAGAACGAAATGTCGTTGACGAATCAACGTTTGCAGCGGCTTCCCTTATTGAAGAAGGCTTGGGAACGCCGATTTCTTGTCGTGGCTAACCAAGTCCAACGCAAGGAACGCAATGATTGGGCGGATGAGACGAATGAACAACTCGAGCAGATCGCTCAGGATCGTCAAACTCGCCGGTTGAAGCTCGATGAGTTGCGAGTGAGCCAATCAACGGTCGACGCGAAGATCGATGCAGCCAATGGAAATGAAGAGGTGGCGCGTTGGTTAAGGGCCAAACGAGACGCCTATGACAAACAAGCCGAGGTGTACAGCAAGAGTCTGCTGGCACTTGATAGTTCTCGACGTACCCTTGAACGACTGAAAACCCAGATCGAAGGCGAGCCCGGGCGATCGGTTGGTGAGATCGCTGAAGATACATGGACTCAGGCAAAACGCCTTTGGAATTACGAACTCACCTCCATCGAAGATACTTCGCTCACCGTGGGCAAGGTATGCAGCAGTATTTTGATGCTGTTCTTCGGGTTTCTGTTGGCACGATGGCTGAGTCATTGGGTGGGCGGTCGGCTCCCGAAGTGGGGCGTCGACGAAGCTGCTGCTGATGCTATTGAATCGCTTAGCTTTTACGCGTTGTTAATCACGCTGGGACTAACGGCGCTTCGCTACGCCAATGTGCCATTGACCGTTTTCACGTTTCTAGGCGGTGCGATCGCAATCGGAATCGGTTTTGGTAGCCAGAACATTCTAAACAACTTCATCAGTGGCTTGATCCTGCTGGCTGAACGCCCAATCAAAGTGGGTGACCTGATCAAAATTGGTGACACGCACGGCAACGTCACCAAAATCGGAGCACGAAGCACACAGATTCGTACCGGTGACAATCAAGACATCATTGTTCCGAACAGTAGCTTTCTGGAAAATGAAGTTACTAACCTGACTCGCCGAGACGATCGACAACGAACCTCGATCACCATTGGTGTGGCGTACGGATCGGACTTGGATGCCGTGCTGCGATTGCTCGCGCGAGCGGCTTCGGAACAAAGTGGCGTATTGGAACGACCCAAGCCGATGGTTTGGTTCAATGACTTCGGCGACAACTCGCTCGTTTTTCAAGTTCACTTTTGGGTTCAGGCGAAGAACCTATCGCAGATGCGTATGATCGAAACGGGCGTACGATTAAAAATTGACGCGATGTTCCGCGAAGCTGAAATCGTGATTGCGTTCCCGCAACGTGACTTGCATATTCAGTCGCCACGACCGATCGACTTTCGCTTGGTTACATCCGGACCAGACGACGCCGATTCACATTCAAGAGCAGCCTAACGAGTCGTGGTCCGGTGATCGAATCAAGGCGAGCAATGTTGGACGTGGGTATGCTAAGTAAGGGACTGGTGTTGGACCTAAGTGTTAACGATCAGTTCAAGGTGAGGTTCGTTCTCTTAGAAGAAGAAAAGGTGTCCAACTCCTGTTCCTGTCCCGTCGATTACTTCGGTATTCGGCCAACTTGGAACTTGCCGGTTGAGCTGGTGCTGGATTAATCGATTCGAAGAAATGATGATCAATGAGGATTAGCAAAGAGCAATCGATAGCGAGCTTCATTGAGTTTGGTTTTGGCCTGGAAGCTTAAGCAAAAAAAAAGCGGTGATCCTGGGGATCACCGCTTTCAAATTAGTTGGCTTTGATGCTTGAACTAAGCGACTTGCTTGCGTCGACGCAAGACGAGGCCGACAACTCCAATCAATCCAAGTACCGCATAGCTACTTGGTTCAGGAACAGCACTCACCGCGGAGAAGGTGCCAAACCCGTTAGGGCCTGAGAAATCACTGTCCGTGTAGGGAGTAATCGTGAAGTTACCTGCGTCAACTACTCCAGCGGGGTTCGCAGCGGGGCTGCTACCGGTACGAATAGCAAAGCTATTCTCATAGAAGTTGGTGTCGCCTTGAGCGACCACTCCGAATGAATCCTGGATGTTACTGTAGTCATCGAGGCTGGTGTCAGCTGCGAATGCGATCCCGAGAATGTCATCGCCATTGACATTGGCAATGCCGTCTTCAAGACCGACGGTGAATCCAAAACCGTTCAGGATTGTTGTCGAAGTACCACCTCCAGACACATAGAAGTAGTCTCCCGCAGCCAAGGCTAGCGATGGCAACACTACATTACTGTCGAAAGGGCCGGCACCATTCGTATCACGAACGATGCTGTAGACCGACAAATCCGCGATTGCGGAAGTGGCATACAATTCGATGGCTTTCGGGATTCCCCCCGACTGGGTGCCGTCAACAACTCCTGATATAACCAGGGCTGCTGAGGCATGGGTGTTGGCAAGCATGGCGATTGCCGCCATGGCCATAAAAAATCGTTTCATCTCAATACTCCTAGGGTGCGCGAGCTCGTAGGAAAGAATTCTTCCTCGTCGTCCCCCAGAATATTCGATTCAGGATGCTGAACAAGCGTTATATTGCATGTAACCTACCTATTCACTAACTCTTAACGATGGGTGCGAACGTGCAGGAGTGTACGGAAGTGCCGTAGTCACTTTGGCAAGGGAAGGTCGCTTTCCCAAGCCATCAGATACGGGGCAGGATTGAGGGTATGGAACTCACGTTCTGGTCGATGTCGATTTCCCATGTGATATGCGCATCTGAAAAAAAAGTTTGAGAAATTTTGCTTATTGCGGTAGCCAGTTCGCGTTGACCACGTTGAGAAGGGGAAAGGTGAGCGGTTCAAGCGGCAATGAGGAGTCGATTGGCTCGTAGTCGCTTAGCTGATCTTGGGAGTCAATGATCGGGGATAGGGTCGAAAGAGGTTCGCCTTTCGCGAGCAATGCTTCTTGGATTTGTTTGGGAATAAGCGCGAGCCGAGTGGTGATGGAATCGCAACAGGCGATTTCGGCTTGGACGTTGGCCTGCAGGACGTATGACCAAGCGCGTTTCGTGTCACCTCGCCCCGACCAAATCTTGGCAACCCGAGTCAGCCGTAGCGCGGCAAACCTGCTTGTTCGTAAGCAGCGGCTGCTAGATCCAGGGTGTTTGGAATTTCGCGGTAAGTTCCGGCTCTTCGTAAGTGCTTGGCTTCTTTGTCGAAATGCCACGCGGCATGAAGGTGTTCTCCCTTGGCCAAGTGAACCAAGGCTGCAACCCGTTGCAGTTCCACTTGCATCGCCTCGCTGCAAACCTGACTTGCGAGTTCACACGCGCACGCCATCTGTCGGTTGAGGGTGTCTCGAAAACAATCTGACGCCTGCACATTCTAACTACCGAGCCTGTCCATGTGAGCGTGAGCAAAGTTTTACTCTCAGCTGTTCAGCGCCGGACTAGGGGCACTGCTAGGGACACTGCTAGGACCGGTGTTGCAAAGGGAAAGCTGTAATGCGGATTAGATGAGGACGCGGCAAATCGTTCTTTCGATTGTGGTTGATCGGTTAAGACGATCTGGCGGTCGTGCGGCGAAGCGTTTGGCTACGAAGTGTGTTGGCCGCGGTATCGCATCTCGGGACGCTTCATTTGGGTGGCTTTCGTGAGTGTGACTCGCTGGGTGTAATCCGCGACGATGAATAGAGTATCGCCCGCTCGAATATCCTGGTTGCTTTCAGGATTCCGCAGCAACGTGCCGTCTGCGCGTTGGATGGCGACGACCATCATTCCTCCTTCGCACGAGGATTGCAGTTCACTTAGCGAACTGCCGATCACGTTGCTGGCTGAGTCGATGGGGTATTCGTGAATCGACAAGCCAAGGCTATGCAAGTCCGACCGCAATCGTTCGCTTTGCTTAGGATCCGTCAGCAACGAAGCCGCGTTAGGACAGGAAATCATGTTGGCGATCTTGGAGGCACCAATCGCGGCAGGCAGGACAATATGGTTGGCTCCGCTGCGAACAAGTTTGCGCTGCGTGGCCGTGGATTCCCCTCGGGCAATGATTTCAATCTCTTCGCTCAGTTCACGAGCGGTGAGTGTGATGAATACGTTCGCAGCGTCGTCGGGCAATACGGTCGCCAGCACTCTGGCTCGTTCAATGCCGGCCCGTTCCAGCGTTTCTTCTTCACCGGCGTTTCCGGTGACAACGAGGTAACCGAGTTCATCGGCCATCGCGATCCGCTCAGGGTTCGAATCGACACACACGAACGGTTCGTCGAGTTCCTTCAATTCGCTCGCCAGCATTTGGCCGACTCTTCCAAAGCCACAGATGATGACGTGACCGGTCGTTTGTTCAATTCCGCGACTCATTCTTCTGACTCCCAAAGCACGTTGAATTTCTCCTTCGGCGATCATCTGCACAAACCCACCCACGACGTAAATTCCCGAAGAACAGCCCGCGATGATGATGATCGCGGTGAAGAACTTTAGGCTCGGCGTGTTGATCGGCTGCACCTCGCCGTAGCCCACGCCAAAGATCGTGATCACGACCATGTACAGAGAATCGACAAGCGACCATCCTGCGATCGAATATCCGATCACGGCGGCGATGCAGGTTGCGCAAAAGAAGCCCGCGCCGACAAGCATTTTGCGAAACGAAGACGTGTCGTGCATCACGCGGGTCGGAAAGCAAAGTAGTTCTTTTCTCGAATGACGGCGGCGACACAGGACGGTACCATCGATTCCCAAGTCGAATCCCCGTTCTTGATTCGTTGCAGCACATCACGAGAAAAGATTTTCAGGCACTCGGGGTCGTAATTATGAAGTGCCGAGATTCCGCCACGATCTTTCAGGTAGTTGTACAGGTTCTTCAATTCCGGTTTGATCTCGAGATTGTCGCACGTGATTAGTTCACCGGTTTCTGAATCGAGCAGCGGGTAGACGTAGATCTTCAGGTCGTTCTTAAATAGCCTTCCGAACGATTCCAGGATTCCACCCTGCAGTCCCGTGTAATACTGTTCGTCGAAGAGGTCCATCAGACTGCCGGCGCCCATCGTGATCGCGATGTTCTCTTTGGTGTAACGCGATAGATAGGCCGCAAGGCGGAAGTACTGAAAGTAGTCTGAGATCAAGACCGGCATGCCGCATGACGCCATCACATCGGCGCGAGCCAAGAAGTCTCGCATGTCAATCGAACCGGTCGACTTCAAGTTGTTCATCGTCAATTCCATGACTTGAACGACTTCTTTGTCCTTCACATTGGGGAGCTGCGAAAACTCATCGTGGGCACATTTCAGCATGTCTAAGTTGACGTTGCACACCGGCCGAAAACTTCCTCGCTCGACCAAGATTGGCTTGCGGTAAAAGAACTCAGAGGGTTGAAGTACTTCACCGGCAGCCGAAAACATGGCCGCGCCAGTCAGACCTAGTTCCACCAGCTTGAGACTCATCAGGCGATTGTCGACGTGGCGAAACGCGATTCCTGAGAAGTCGATCATGTCGATTTCGATTCGCGATGTCGACAATCCATCAAGCAACGCGTTCACCAGAAGCTCTGGTTCGTGATAAAGATTGAACGCACCATGAATCAGGTTCACTCCAACGATGCCGAGCGCTTCTTGTTGCAAGGCAGCTTCGTCATCGAGCATTCGCACATGGATGATGATTTCGCTGTCTTCGTCTCGAGGGTGAGCTTGGAACTTGATGCCCATCCAGCCATGGCACTCGTTGGTGCCGTGATAGTTGCGAGCGGAAACCGTATCCGCAAACGCGAAGAAGGCGGTCGTATCGCCACGGACATCGCGCAGTCGTTCCAGGTTTAGCTCATGCTCGTAGTCGAGCATCGCTTGCAACCGTTCGCGGCAGACGTAGCGTGAGGCTCGTCCGTAGATCGCATCGCTGACCTTCATGTCGTAAGCCGACATGCTCTTAGCGATCGTTCCGGCACCCGCCCCGACGCGGAAGAACCAACGAACGACCTCCTGGCCCGCGCCGATCTCGGCAAACGTGCCGTAACGCCGCGCGTCCAGATTGACGTCGAGCGCCTTTTTGTGCGTGTCTAGTGTGGGAGGAGTGGGGCTCGTTGCCGATGAAAAGTGCATGTCGTTGGGGACGCAGTGTCGTTGCCTGGGTAGCGGGCGGCCAGCATGCGTGCAATTGATAGCACTAATCGTGCCGTCAAATTGGAGATTCCCAATCGTAACGATATTCAAGGTTTAGCCGCGATTGAGCAGCATGCAAATGGTCGATCTGCCGAGATTTCAGGCATGAATGTGCCCGATTCCTATGCACGAAAGGGCTGGCGGGAGAGCTGACTCTGCTGAACGAGCGGTCTGTCATGGTCGCTACCATGCTGCGTCTTGAGACGGCACGGTTAAGGCTGGTAAGCAGCGGCACGAAAAAAGCCGGTCGAAACTCGACCGGCTTAGTTAGATGGGATCAGTGGCAAACGGAAGGTTTCCGTCGGGCAAAGATTACGAGCTTCGTCGTTTTCGCCAGCAGGTAACGCCACCGAGCATGGCCAGGCTCATGAACGCCAGGGAAGACGGCTCGGGGACTGCCGTCAATTCGGTGAGACGTACGTTATCGACAAAGTAAGAGTTATTCGTGTCGTTGCCAAACCTCTGACCAGCGTTGAGCAATGCAACTCGGAATTGTTGCGTACCACTACCAATATCAGCGAGATCAAATGTTCCGCTGCCCACGTTTGTCAATGTGGCCAGATTAACCGAGAACGGTTGGTAAGCCGTTGTGCTGTTCAGCGTTCCTCGAAATGTTACATCGTTGAGGACGAGATCGTATTGAGTACTAACTGAGAAAACGCCTGTATCGAGTCCTTCAACGCGAATATCGAACGACAGGTCATAATCGGCCGCATTGCCAGAGGTTGCTACATTGACAGCCGATGACGATAGATTTGTGAAGTAGCTAACCGAAAACGGGTTGCCGGTGGTGTCAAAATCAACCTGCAGTGCCGTCGATCCATCGAGTCCAGTGGCAGCCGTGTATGACTTAGTAGAGATACCACCCGGGTCAGCTTGGTCGTAGTTAGCGTTTGACCCGCTGTTGTAATCGAGTTCATAGATAACGTCAGCGTAAGAGCTATTCGACGCGAACACGCTGGCGGCAAGTGCTGCACAGAGAGAGAGTTTTTTTAGCATGGACTATTGATCTGATCTGAGGATTCGGTTCTCGGCTACTGAGAAATGGACGCTTCATGACTCGGCCTAATCAAATTGATTCAAGCTTTGTCGAGAAGCAATCAGCAGCAGGTTCGTGAACAACTACTAAGAACAGTGTCACCAAGAACAGAGTGCTTAGAAAACACTCGCCTCGTAGCAGTTCACTTTGGTTAGTTTATCTGCCTTCGTGGGTTCGTCCCCATCGAATGAGGCGGATTCCAATACGATTTGTGCGCGGAACCATTTTTATTAAGTTAATATCGTTCTTAGGGTGCAAAGGGTAATGATCAGGCGAGCTAAACAGAGTCGCCCATCGTCATGCTGCCCATTATGTCACGCTTATGTGAAAGCATTGTCGCTTTTGCGTAATCGCCAAGCCAATTCTGTGAATCAGCCGAACTGATGAAACCAGCGTTTGAAAAACTAGTTCCACGAAGTGGTGAATCATTCCGCTGCTTCGACC containing:
- a CDS encoding CPBP family glutamic-type intramembrane protease gives rise to the protein MSETNQKVESSYWPYILPLVSFLALVELSNRTPESWQFAMLVARVIVPLSMLTYFWKRGDYPELKIRFSAMTVVDLLLGISLAGLWIAPYVWFPSLRPDSDSSPFDPAMAGAAMIPAVLSIRMVGYVLVTPVMEELFMRSFLIRFVDVFDDPAKDFRDIAIGKFGWMSFVAVIFVFLATHVPWEWYVMFPWAVITTLWLYVRKDLFALIVVHSATNAAILLSAIFFSDTFSDGSGGTLPLWFFV
- a CDS encoding potassium channel family protein, with the protein product MHDTSSFRKMLVGAGFFCATCIAAVIGYSIAGWSLVDSLYMVVITIFGVGYGEVQPINTPSLKFFTAIIIIAGCSSGIYVVGGFVQMIAEGEIQRALGVRRMSRGIEQTTGHVIICGFGRVGQMLASELKELDEPFVCVDSNPERIAMADELGYLVVTGNAGEEETLERAGIERARVLATVLPDDAANVFITLTARELSEEIEIIARGESTATQRKLVRSGANHIVLPAAIGASKIANMISCPNAASLLTDPKQSERLRSDLHSLGLSIHEYPIDSASNVIGSSLSELQSSCEGGMMVVAIQRADGTLLRNPESNQDIRAGDTLFIVADYTQRVTLTKATQMKRPEMRYRGQHTS
- a CDS encoding PEP-CTERM sorting domain-containing protein encodes the protein MLKKLSLCAALAASVFASNSSYADVIYELDYNSGSNANYDQADPGGISTKSYTAATGLDGSTALQVDFDTTGNPFSVSYFTNLSSSAVNVATSGNAADYDLSFDIRVEGLDTGVFSVSTQYDLVLNDVTFRGTLNSTTAYQPFSVNLATLTNVGSGTFDLADIGSGTQQFRVALLNAGQRFGNDTNNSYFVDNVRLTELTAVPEPSSLAFMSLAMLGGVTCWRKRRSS
- a CDS encoding mechanosensitive ion channel domain-containing protein, with product MIFLVAPVFAVENESSEPHATTTVAEGAALQVVPKATVVSTVRLEPPANAIKRAEHQRSSEALLDEPSQSVSQVTQVSGEGDLTTETSAEVLEEKQVEVATELRIAMLQEEQNAASDGDDSKLPTADASRVDLLKQIDVVIAQQQSATSSSEDHSSQVEALKSTLTRLADGELDSKPPYSIILLDGLKESARNAKSKLASAESSVVSARGAAETAKTTAEERATSLRQLREKADGSNEAEVQIAELEQKLAEEMLVLRRQELSIAEANQVVAKLQLEIDEKKIAIVGDRIVFTQEDLTSKLADLDKSEVELKQQAARLQTELQFAERRWLAARQEADASSVLSPELIERVDSLKISQMAIQNEMSLTNQRLQRLPLLKKAWERRFLVVANQVQRKERNDWADETNEQLEQIAQDRQTRRLKLDELRVSQSTVDAKIDAANGNEEVARWLRAKRDAYDKQAEVYSKSLLALDSSRRTLERLKTQIEGEPGRSVGEIAEDTWTQAKRLWNYELTSIEDTSLTVGKVCSSILMLFFGFLLARWLSHWVGGRLPKWGVDEAAADAIESLSFYALLITLGLTALRYANVPLTVFTFLGGAIAIGIGFGSQNILNNFISGLILLAERPIKVGDLIKIGDTHGNVTKIGARSTQIRTGDNQDIIVPNSSFLENEVTNLTRRDDRQRTSITIGVAYGSDLDAVLRLLARAASEQSGVLERPKPMVWFNDFGDNSLVFQVHFWVQAKNLSQMRMIETGVRLKIDAMFREAEIVIAFPQRDLHIQSPRPIDFRLVTSGPDDADSHSRAA
- a CDS encoding PEP-CTERM sorting domain-containing protein; amino-acid sequence: MKRFFMAMAAIAMLANTHASAALVISGVVDGTQSGGIPKAIELYATSAIADLSVYSIVRDTNGAGPFDSNVVLPSLALAAGDYFYVSGGGTSTTILNGFGFTVGLEDGIANVNGDDILGIAFAADTSLDDYSNIQDSFGVVAQGDTNFYENSFAIRTGSSPAANPAGVVDAGNFTITPYTDSDFSGPNGFGTFSAVSAVPEPSSYAVLGLIGVVGLVLRRRKQVA
- a CDS encoding TonB-dependent receptor; this encodes MHFSSATSPTPPTLDTHKKALDVNLDARRYGTFAEIGAGQEVVRWFFRVGAGAGTIAKSMSAYDMKVSDAIYGRASRYVCRERLQAMLDYEHELNLERLRDVRGDTTAFFAFADTVSARNYHGTNECHGWMGIKFQAHPRDEDSEIIIHVRMLDDEAALQQEALGIVGVNLIHGAFNLYHEPELLVNALLDGLSTSRIEIDMIDFSGIAFRHVDNRLMSLKLVELGLTGAAMFSAAGEVLQPSEFFYRKPILVERGSFRPVCNVNLDMLKCAHDEFSQLPNVKDKEVVQVMELTMNNLKSTGSIDMRDFLARADVMASCGMPVLISDYFQYFRLAAYLSRYTKENIAITMGAGSLMDLFDEQYYTGLQGGILESFGRLFKNDLKIYVYPLLDSETGELITCDNLEIKPELKNLYNYLKDRGGISALHNYDPECLKIFSRDVLQRIKNGDSTWESMVPSCVAAVIREKNYFAFRPA